A genomic region of Mycobacterium sp. Aquia_213 contains the following coding sequences:
- a CDS encoding SDR family oxidoreductase has translation MSSNNAHQRVAVVTGASSGIGEATAKNLAALGFHVVAVARRADRINALAKEIDGTAIVADVTDDAAVAALAGKLSRVDVLVNNAGGARGLAPVADTDLEHWRWMWETNVLGTLRVTRALLPKLIDSGDGLIITVTSVAALEVYDGGAGYTAAKHAQGALHRTLRGELLGKPVRLTEIAPGAVETEFSLVRFDGDQQRADSVYTGITPLTAADVAEVIGFVASRPSHVDLDLIVLKPRDQANTMRFNRRG, from the coding sequence GTGAGTTCAAATAACGCGCATCAACGGGTTGCGGTGGTTACCGGTGCCAGCTCCGGGATCGGCGAAGCAACTGCCAAAAACCTTGCCGCCCTTGGGTTTCACGTCGTCGCAGTGGCGCGACGCGCGGACCGGATAAACGCCCTCGCGAAAGAGATAGATGGAACGGCAATTGTGGCTGACGTCACAGACGACGCGGCTGTCGCCGCCCTCGCCGGCAAATTGAGCCGGGTCGATGTGCTGGTCAATAACGCCGGAGGCGCTCGCGGATTGGCGCCCGTCGCCGACACCGACCTCGAACACTGGCGATGGATGTGGGAGACCAACGTGCTTGGCACGCTGCGGGTCACCCGCGCGCTGCTGCCCAAGCTGATCGACTCCGGCGACGGCCTGATCATCACCGTCACGTCGGTGGCCGCGCTCGAGGTTTACGACGGCGGCGCCGGCTACACCGCGGCCAAGCACGCCCAGGGCGCACTGCACCGCACGCTGCGCGGGGAACTACTGGGCAAGCCGGTGCGGCTCACCGAAATCGCCCCGGGCGCAGTCGAAACCGAGTTCTCGCTGGTGCGTTTCGACGGCGATCAGCAGCGCGCGGATTCGGTCTATACCGGTATCACGCCGCTGACGGCGGCCGACGTGGCCGAGGTGATCGGGTTCGTGGCGTCGCGGCCTTCCCACGTGGACTTGGACCTGATCGTCCTCAAGCCGCGGGATCAGGCCAACACGATGCGGTTTAACCGCCGGGGCTAG
- a CDS encoding sensor histidine kinase, with translation MTVFSALLLAGVLSLLALAVGVAAGTRLSARVVRRRQRVATESTGITVAQMLQQIVTLMPLGAAVVDSHRDVVYLNERAKELGLVRDRQLDDQAWQAAQQALGGDDVEFDLQPGKRGAAGRSGISVHGQATLLSEEDRRFAVVFVHDQSDHARMEATRRDFVANVSHELKTPVGAMALLAEALLASADDSETVRRFAEKVLIEANRLGDMVAELIELSRLQGAERLPNVIAVEVDTVVAEAISRHKVAADNAKIEVRTDSPTGLRVLGDQTLLVTALANLVSNAIAYSPPGSPVSISRRRRGDNIEIAVTDRGIGIALEDQERVFERFFRGDKARSRATGGSGLGLAIVKHVAANHDGSIGVWSKPGTGSTFTLSIPAYQDTDGDEETEPPRARDVRPNRSQREEELSR, from the coding sequence GTGACTGTGTTCTCGGCGCTGTTGCTGGCCGGGGTCTTGTCCTTGCTGGCGCTGGCCGTCGGAGTGGCGGCCGGCACTCGGTTGTCCGCACGTGTGGTCCGACGCCGTCAGCGAGTGGCCACCGAATCGACCGGAATCACCGTCGCGCAGATGCTGCAACAAATCGTCACCCTGATGCCGCTGGGCGCGGCCGTGGTGGATTCACACCGCGACGTCGTGTACCTCAACGAGCGAGCCAAGGAATTGGGCCTGGTGCGCGATCGGCAGCTCGACGACCAAGCCTGGCAGGCGGCGCAGCAGGCGCTGGGCGGCGACGACGTCGAATTCGACCTACAGCCCGGCAAGCGCGGTGCCGCCGGGCGGTCCGGGATATCGGTGCACGGGCAGGCGACGCTGCTGAGTGAGGAAGACCGCCGGTTCGCCGTGGTCTTCGTTCACGACCAGTCCGACCATGCGCGCATGGAGGCCACCCGCCGCGACTTCGTGGCCAACGTCAGCCACGAGCTCAAGACCCCGGTCGGTGCCATGGCGCTGCTCGCCGAGGCACTGCTGGCGTCGGCGGACGACTCCGAAACCGTGCGCCGGTTCGCCGAAAAGGTCCTGATCGAGGCCAACCGGTTGGGCGACATGGTCGCCGAGCTCATCGAGCTGTCCCGGCTGCAGGGCGCCGAGCGGTTGCCGAACGTCATTGCAGTCGAGGTCGATACCGTTGTGGCCGAAGCGATTTCGCGTCACAAGGTGGCAGCTGACAACGCCAAGATCGAGGTTCGCACCGACTCGCCCACCGGTTTGCGAGTGCTGGGGGATCAAACACTGCTGGTGACCGCGTTGGCCAATCTGGTTTCCAATGCGATCGCCTATTCGCCACCGGGTTCACCGGTGTCGATCAGCCGTCGCCGTCGTGGCGACAACATCGAGATCGCGGTGACCGACCGCGGGATCGGGATTGCGCTGGAAGACCAGGAGCGGGTCTTTGAGCGGTTTTTCCGGGGGGACAAGGCGCGTTCGCGAGCTACCGGCGGCAGTGGGCTGGGGCTGGCGATCGTCAAACACGTTGCGGCCAATCACGACGGCAGCATCGGTGTATGGAGCAAGCCGGGAACCGGTTCGACGTTTACGTTGTCCATCCCGGCCTATCAGGACACTGATGGCGACGAAGAAACCGAGCCACCCCGGGCTCGCGATGTGCGACCCAACAGATCCCAACGAGAGGAAGAACTAAGTCGATGA
- the mshA gene encoding D-inositol-3-phosphate glycosyltransferase codes for MRHDDVLLLNDPRRVALLAVHTSPLAQPGTGDAGGMNVYVLQSALHLARRGIEVEIFTRATASADPPVVEVEPGVLVRNVVAGPFEGLDKYDLPTQLCAFAAGVLRAEASHEPGYYDIVHSHYWLSGQVGWLARDRWAVPLVHTAHTLAAVKNAALAAGDAPEPPLRTVGEQQVVDEADRLIVNTDDEARQLISIHHADAGRIDVVHPGVDLDVFHPGDRRASRAALGLGLDEQIVAFVGRIQPLKAPDIVLRAAAKLPGVRIVVAGGPSGSGLATPDGLVRLADELGITERVTFLPPQSRENLATLFQAANLVAVPSYSESFGLVAVEAQACGTPVVAAAVGGLPVAVRDGVTGSLVSGHDVDDWAHALDELLRLDGTPQGTAMGRAAAAHAATFSWENTTDALLASYRRAIGDFTAARQRRVRDRVAARKPRRWTPRRGVGA; via the coding sequence GTGCGGCACGACGACGTCCTCCTGCTGAACGATCCGCGCCGGGTCGCGCTATTGGCAGTGCACACCTCACCCCTGGCTCAACCGGGTACCGGCGACGCCGGCGGGATGAACGTGTACGTGCTGCAAAGTGCGTTGCACCTGGCACGGCGGGGCATCGAGGTGGAGATCTTCACCCGGGCCACCGCGTCGGCCGATCCGCCGGTCGTCGAGGTCGAGCCCGGAGTGCTGGTGCGCAACGTGGTGGCGGGGCCGTTCGAGGGCCTGGACAAATACGACCTGCCCACCCAGCTGTGCGCGTTCGCGGCCGGGGTGCTGCGCGCCGAGGCGTCGCATGAACCCGGCTACTACGACATCGTGCACTCGCACTACTGGCTGTCCGGACAGGTCGGCTGGCTGGCCCGCGACCGTTGGGCGGTGCCGCTGGTGCACACCGCGCACACGCTTGCCGCGGTCAAGAATGCGGCGCTGGCCGCGGGCGACGCGCCCGAGCCGCCGCTGCGCACGGTGGGGGAGCAGCAGGTCGTCGACGAGGCGGATCGGCTGATCGTCAACACCGATGACGAAGCAAGGCAGCTGATTTCGATCCACCATGCCGATGCGGGGCGAATCGACGTGGTCCATCCCGGTGTCGACCTCGACGTGTTCCATCCGGGTGATCGCCGGGCGTCCCGGGCCGCGCTGGGGCTCGGTCTCGACGAGCAGATCGTGGCGTTCGTCGGACGCATCCAGCCGCTGAAGGCACCCGACATCGTGCTGCGGGCGGCGGCCAAACTGCCGGGCGTGCGCATCGTGGTGGCCGGCGGGCCGTCGGGCAGCGGCCTGGCGACCCCGGACGGACTGGTTCGCCTGGCCGACGAACTCGGGATCACCGAGCGGGTGACGTTCCTGCCGCCGCAGTCGCGGGAGAATCTGGCCACGCTGTTCCAGGCCGCGAATCTTGTTGCAGTGCCCAGCTATTCGGAATCGTTCGGCTTGGTCGCCGTCGAGGCACAGGCGTGCGGCACGCCGGTGGTGGCGGCCGCGGTCGGCGGGCTGCCGGTGGCGGTGCGCGACGGTGTCACCGGCTCGTTGGTGTCCGGGCACGACGTCGACGACTGGGCCCACGCGCTCGACGAGCTGCTGCGCCTGGACGGCACACCGCAGGGCACGGCGATGGGCCGGGCCGCCGCCGCGCATGCGGCGACGTTCTCCTGGGAGAACACCACCGACGCGCTGCTGGCCAGTTACCGGCGCGCCATCGGCGACTTCACTGCCGCGCGGCAGCGCCGGGTTCGCGACCGGGTCGCGGCGCGCAAACCGCGCCGCTGGACACCGCGCCGCGGGGTGGGCGCGTGA
- a CDS encoding phosphoglyceromutase, which produces MGDTATLILLRHGESEWNSLNLFTGWVDVGLTEKGRTEAVRSGELLTEHNLLPDVLYTSLLRRAITTAHLALDAADRLWIPVRRSWRLNERHYGALQGLDKAETKARYGDEQFMAWRRSYDTPPPPIEKGSEFSQDADPRYADIGGGPLTECLADVVVRFLPYFTDVIVPDLRFGKTVLIVAHGNSLRALVKHLDQVSDDEISELNIPTGIPLRYDLDADLRPAVPGGTYLDPEAAAAGAAAVASQGAR; this is translated from the coding sequence ATGGGAGACACCGCGACGCTGATACTGCTTCGCCACGGCGAAAGCGAATGGAACTCGCTGAACCTGTTCACGGGCTGGGTCGACGTCGGCCTGACCGAAAAGGGCCGGACCGAAGCGGTTCGCAGCGGCGAACTGCTGACCGAGCACAACTTGTTGCCCGACGTGCTCTACACCTCGCTGCTGCGACGCGCGATCACCACGGCGCACCTGGCGCTGGACGCCGCCGACCGGCTGTGGATCCCGGTGCGGCGCAGCTGGCGGCTCAACGAGCGCCACTATGGGGCGCTGCAGGGCCTGGACAAGGCCGAAACCAAGGCCCGCTACGGCGACGAGCAGTTCATGGCCTGGCGGCGCAGCTACGACACCCCGCCGCCGCCGATCGAGAAGGGCAGCGAATTCAGCCAGGACGCCGACCCGCGCTACGCCGACATCGGTGGCGGCCCGCTCACCGAATGCCTGGCCGACGTGGTGGTGCGTTTTCTGCCGTACTTCACCGACGTGATCGTCCCGGATTTGCGCTTCGGCAAGACGGTGCTGATCGTCGCCCACGGCAACTCGCTGCGCGCCCTGGTCAAGCACCTCGACCAAGTATCCGACGACGAGATCTCCGAGCTGAACATTCCGACCGGCATTCCGTTGCGTTACGACCTGGACGCCGATTTGCGTCCGGCGGTGCCCGGCGGTACCTACCTCGACCCGGAGGCGGCGGCCGCCGGCGCCGCGGCGGTAGCCAGCCAGGGTGCCCGGTAG
- a CDS encoding ROK family transcriptional regulator, with translation MRSTSLTHTLHSPSRKGHLRLHRQILPPSLHISDSAAASVFRAVRLRGPVGRDVIAGVTSLSIATVNRQVIALLDAGLLRERADLAVSGAIGRPRVPVEINHEPFVTLGIHIGARTTSIVATDLFGRTLDTVETPTPLSPPAAALTSLAESATRYLRRWHRRRPLWVGVAIGGTVDGATGHVDHPRLGWRQAPVGPVLADALSLPVSVASHVDAMAGAELLLGMRRFAPSSPTSLYVYARETVGYALVIGGRVHCPSSGPGTIAGLPAYSELLGGTGQLESTVSDEAVLAAARRLRILPAAPAGRTNGSATGITDLLRVARAGNQQAKDLLSERARMLGEAVALLRDLLNPDELVVGGQAFTEYPEAMEQVEAAFAERSVLAPRDIRVTAFGNRVQEAGAGIVSLGGLYADPLGAMRRAGVIGSRIPEILPESSA, from the coding sequence GTGCGCTCTACTTCTCTCACTCACACCCTTCATTCGCCCAGCCGCAAGGGCCACCTGCGGCTGCACCGCCAGATCCTGCCGCCGTCGCTGCACATCTCCGACTCCGCCGCGGCCTCGGTATTCCGGGCGGTCCGACTGCGCGGCCCGGTCGGCCGCGACGTCATCGCCGGGGTCACCTCGCTGAGCATCGCGACGGTGAACCGGCAGGTCATCGCGCTGCTTGACGCGGGACTGCTGCGGGAACGCGCCGACCTGGCCGTCTCCGGAGCCATCGGACGCCCTCGCGTTCCGGTGGAGATCAACCACGAACCGTTCGTGACGCTGGGTATCCACATCGGCGCGCGAACCACCAGCATCGTGGCGACCGACCTGTTCGGCCGCACGCTGGACACGGTGGAGACCCCGACGCCGCTGAGCCCCCCGGCGGCCGCGCTGACGTCACTGGCCGAAAGCGCCACCCGCTACCTGCGGCGCTGGCATCGCCGGCGGCCGCTCTGGGTCGGGGTGGCCATTGGTGGCACCGTCGACGGCGCCACCGGCCACGTCGACCACCCGCGGTTGGGCTGGCGGCAAGCGCCGGTCGGACCGGTGCTGGCCGACGCCTTGAGCCTGCCGGTGTCGGTGGCTTCGCACGTCGACGCGATGGCCGGCGCCGAGCTGCTGCTGGGCATGCGGCGGTTCGCGCCGAGCTCGCCGACCAGCCTGTATGTCTACGCCCGCGAAACCGTGGGCTACGCGCTGGTGATCGGCGGACGGGTGCACTGCCCGTCCAGCGGTCCCGGCACCATCGCGGGCCTGCCCGCCTATTCCGAACTGCTCGGCGGCACCGGACAACTGGAGTCCACGGTCAGCGACGAGGCCGTGCTGGCCGCGGCGCGCCGGCTGCGGATCCTGCCGGCGGCGCCCGCGGGCCGGACCAACGGTTCCGCCACGGGCATCACCGATCTGCTGCGGGTGGCCCGGGCCGGAAACCAGCAGGCCAAGGATCTGCTCTCGGAGCGGGCCCGGATGCTTGGTGAAGCGGTCGCGCTGCTGCGTGACCTGCTCAATCCCGACGAGCTGGTGGTCGGTGGCCAGGCCTTTACCGAGTATCCGGAGGCGATGGAGCAGGTGGAGGCGGCGTTCGCCGAGCGCTCGGTGCTGGCACCACGCGACATCCGCGTCACCGCTTTTGGCAACCGGGTGCAGGAGGCCGGAGCGGGCATTGTGTCGCTGGGCGGGCTGTACGCCGACCCGCTGGGTGCGATGCGCCGCGCCGGGGTGATCGGCTCCCGGATCCCGGAAATCCTCCCGGAGTCTTCTGCTTGA